In Paenarthrobacter sp. GOM3, a single window of DNA contains:
- a CDS encoding DUF3043 domain-containing protein: MFGRKKEEPSAQSVVDQAYATAQEPVAGKGAPTPRRKDQEAARKRPLVPTDRKASKAAERVAIQDQRQKMRQALDTGDEKFLPLRDKGPQKRYVRDYVDARFSLGEYLMFGALLFVVISLIIPTTSAGISYVLVGFWIMFLAVFVDVFILSRKLRKKLTEKFGEVERGSVWYGCMRALQFRKLRLPKPQVKRGQYPA; this comes from the coding sequence GTGTTCGGACGCAAAAAGGAAGAGCCCAGCGCTCAATCAGTAGTAGACCAGGCCTATGCCACCGCCCAGGAGCCCGTAGCCGGAAAGGGCGCCCCCACGCCCAGGCGGAAGGACCAGGAGGCAGCCCGCAAGCGCCCGCTGGTGCCCACCGACCGTAAGGCTTCCAAAGCGGCGGAACGGGTGGCCATCCAGGACCAGCGGCAGAAGATGCGGCAGGCACTGGATACGGGTGACGAAAAATTCCTGCCGCTTAGGGACAAGGGTCCCCAGAAGAGGTATGTCCGAGACTACGTCGACGCACGGTTCAGCCTGGGCGAGTACCTGATGTTCGGCGCCTTGTTGTTTGTTGTCATCTCCTTGATCATTCCCACCACGAGCGCGGGTATCAGTTACGTCCTGGTGGGCTTCTGGATCATGTTCCTCGCGGTGTTCGTCGATGTTTTCATCCTCTCGCGCAAGTTGCGGAAGAAGCTCACTGAGAAGTTCGGGGAAGTAGAGCGTGGCTCCGTCTGGTACGGATGCATGCGCGCCCTTCAGTTCCGCAAGCTTCGCCTGCCCAAGCCGCAGGTAAAGCGCGGGCAGTACCCGGCCTAA
- a CDS encoding FAD-binding dehydrogenase, which translates to MPPENSDAHHPHCSNNRITADVVVVGAGLSGLVAAATAYAAGKSVAILDQEPEASVGGQAHWSFGGLFMVDTPEQRRLGVKDSKDLALSDWLASAAFDRPVDSNALEWAEAYVDFAAGGKRAWLKSLGVGIFPLVQWAERGGYGPQGHGNSVPRFHVTWGTGPALVEPFLGKVLEGVEAGRVSLHFRHRALALAMTAGKVAGVVGEILEPSTAVRGQASSRIAVGEFEASAGAVVVTTGGIGANHGAVRRQWPGGRPPAHMLSGVPASVDGEFLSVVQSAGAALINGDRMWHYPEGIHNYDPVWPMHGIRILPGPSSLWLDAEGHQLPAPLFPGYDSLGALRHIVTTGHSHSWFVLNRTIALKELALSGSEQNPDLTGKDVRLLASRLRAGGDSPIQRFLDRGVDFLQAATPGQLASKMNHLVGEDLIQHDALESLVSARDRQVASGLGKDPQLAAIRAARRFATDKLMRVAPPHRLTDPAHGPLIAIRLSVLTRKSLGGLRTDLASRVMDDEGRAIPGLYAAGEAAGFGGGGIHGYRALEGTFLGGCLFTGRVAGRQAAAFV; encoded by the coding sequence ATGCCGCCGGAAAATAGTGACGCACATCATCCCCACTGCAGCAACAACAGGATCACTGCCGACGTCGTCGTGGTGGGGGCGGGCCTGTCGGGTCTCGTTGCCGCCGCCACAGCATACGCAGCTGGCAAGTCGGTGGCCATCCTGGACCAGGAACCGGAAGCTTCGGTTGGCGGCCAGGCGCATTGGTCCTTCGGCGGCCTCTTCATGGTGGATACGCCGGAGCAGAGACGGCTGGGGGTAAAGGACAGCAAGGACCTTGCACTTTCCGACTGGCTGGCTTCCGCCGCTTTCGACCGACCGGTGGATTCGAATGCCCTGGAGTGGGCCGAAGCCTATGTGGACTTCGCCGCCGGTGGGAAGCGTGCCTGGCTGAAGAGCCTCGGGGTTGGTATCTTTCCGCTGGTCCAGTGGGCGGAGCGGGGAGGATACGGGCCACAGGGACACGGCAATTCGGTACCCCGCTTCCACGTCACCTGGGGCACGGGACCAGCACTGGTGGAACCGTTCCTGGGAAAGGTGCTCGAAGGCGTCGAAGCCGGACGAGTGTCGCTCCACTTCCGGCACAGGGCCCTGGCCCTGGCCATGACAGCCGGCAAGGTGGCTGGCGTTGTCGGAGAAATCCTGGAACCTTCGACGGCGGTGCGGGGCCAGGCCTCGTCCAGGATCGCCGTTGGGGAATTCGAGGCTTCGGCCGGAGCGGTTGTGGTCACAACTGGGGGCATAGGCGCCAACCATGGAGCAGTCCGACGCCAATGGCCCGGGGGCAGGCCGCCGGCGCACATGCTCAGCGGCGTGCCCGCGTCAGTCGATGGTGAATTCCTTTCAGTGGTGCAATCCGCCGGCGCCGCCCTGATTAACGGTGACAGGATGTGGCACTACCCGGAAGGTATCCATAACTACGATCCCGTGTGGCCGATGCACGGCATCCGCATCCTTCCCGGGCCCTCATCCTTGTGGCTTGATGCGGAGGGACACCAACTGCCGGCGCCGCTGTTCCCGGGGTATGACTCGCTTGGCGCCCTCCGTCACATCGTGACAACAGGCCACAGCCATTCGTGGTTCGTCCTCAACCGCACCATTGCCCTGAAGGAACTCGCTCTGTCAGGTTCCGAACAAAACCCGGACCTGACTGGCAAGGACGTCAGGCTCCTTGCGTCGCGGTTGAGGGCGGGAGGCGACTCCCCCATCCAGCGGTTCCTGGACCGGGGCGTGGACTTCTTGCAGGCGGCCACCCCCGGGCAGCTCGCATCAAAAATGAACCATTTGGTGGGCGAAGACCTGATACAGCACGATGCACTGGAGTCCCTGGTGAGCGCCCGGGATCGCCAGGTGGCAAGTGGGCTCGGCAAGGATCCGCAGCTTGCAGCCATCAGGGCAGCGAGGCGGTTTGCCACCGACAAGCTGATGCGGGTGGCTCCCCCGCACCGCCTGACCGACCCTGCGCACGGTCCGCTTATCGCCATCCGGCTGTCGGTGCTGACCAGGAAAAGCCTGGGTGGCCTCCGGACAGACTTGGCGTCCAGGGTGATGGACGACGAAGGACGAGCCATTCCCGGGCTCTACGCCGCCGGAGAAGCTGCCGGGTTCGGCGGCGGAGGCATCCACGGCTACCGGGCACTGGAAGGGACGTTCCTGGGTGGTTGCCTCTTCACCGGAAGGGTGGCGGGAAGGCAGGCGGCCGCTTTTGTCTAA
- a CDS encoding quinone-dependent dihydroorotate dehydrogenase → MRFYPTFFKLAFSWMDAEKAHKIGFQGIRAAHRSGAGRVLARMTAPDASLRTEALGLSFPSPFGLAAGFDKEGHGIEALTELGFGHVEVGTITGQAQPGNEKPRLFRLIEDRAVINRMGFNNDGAAAVAPRLKSARAALQKAHRDTRPIIGVNIGKTKVVDLDDATEDYLVSARSLAPAADYLVVNVSSPNTPGLRLLQNVETLRPLLRAVGDAADEAAGRHVPLLVKIAPDLSNEDIDDVAKLALDLRLDGIIATNTTISREGLASETAKVESIGAGGLSGAPLKQRSLEVLRRLKGAVGDDLVLIAVGGVESPQDVHERLEAGATLVQGYTAFLYEGPFWAARINKGLVKLRQASGR, encoded by the coding sequence ATGCGTTTTTACCCCACATTCTTTAAGTTGGCTTTCTCCTGGATGGATGCCGAGAAGGCCCACAAGATCGGATTCCAGGGAATCCGTGCAGCCCACCGCTCGGGCGCCGGCCGGGTCCTTGCCCGCATGACCGCCCCCGATGCTTCGCTCCGCACCGAAGCGCTGGGCCTAAGCTTCCCGTCGCCGTTCGGACTGGCAGCGGGTTTCGACAAGGAAGGCCACGGTATTGAGGCCCTGACGGAACTGGGTTTCGGCCACGTCGAAGTGGGGACCATCACGGGCCAAGCGCAGCCGGGCAACGAAAAACCACGCCTGTTCCGCCTGATCGAGGACCGGGCTGTCATCAACCGGATGGGATTCAACAACGACGGCGCTGCTGCTGTTGCGCCCCGTCTCAAGTCCGCACGGGCTGCTTTGCAGAAAGCCCACCGGGACACCAGGCCCATCATCGGGGTGAACATCGGCAAGACCAAGGTGGTGGACCTCGACGACGCCACGGAGGACTACCTGGTGAGCGCCCGTAGCCTGGCTCCTGCCGCGGACTACCTCGTAGTCAATGTCAGTTCACCAAACACTCCGGGCCTGAGGTTGCTGCAGAACGTGGAGACCCTGCGTCCGTTGCTGCGGGCCGTCGGCGACGCTGCAGACGAAGCCGCCGGACGCCACGTACCCCTGCTGGTCAAGATCGCCCCGGACCTGTCCAACGAAGACATCGACGATGTAGCCAAGCTCGCGCTGGACCTCAGGTTGGATGGAATCATCGCAACCAACACAACGATCTCCCGCGAAGGGCTCGCTTCTGAAACTGCCAAGGTGGAATCCATCGGTGCCGGAGGCTTGTCGGGGGCGCCCCTCAAGCAGCGGTCTTTGGAGGTCCTTCGCAGGCTCAAGGGGGCTGTCGGCGATGACCTCGTGCTGATCGCGGTGGGGGGCGTCGAATCACCGCAGGATGTCCACGAGCGTCTTGAGGCCGGCGCCACGCTGGTACAGGGCTACACTGCGTTCCTTTATGAAGGTCCGTTCTGGGCGGCTCGGATCAACAAGGGCCTCGTGAAACTCCGGCAGGCCTCAGGCCGCTAA
- a CDS encoding alpha/beta hydrolase — MDLPLKPDEEGHVKATLVRHAPPISHPAPQGVLDFLVSFTKRKRRSAPADPGGAPRAVLYLHGWADYFLQTELAEYLTASGFHFYALDLRKFGRSLLPGQTPGYTSDLGVYDEDMAAALMEIERDVMARTGNSTAPTIHMVAHSLGGLIAALWADRNPGRVGTLVLNSPWLELQGSSLVRSIAMHLVEPFARTDPKRPFRFPEMPAYWESVSNEAHGEWILDPVWRPRASFPIRAGWTKAVLAGHAAVERKLNIDAPVLVLLSGRTRIQAEWTADLMRADAVIDVEETSRRALGLARRTAVFRYPGALHDVFLSRRTVRQQAYRDVAVWLAAYPY, encoded by the coding sequence ATGGACCTGCCACTTAAGCCCGATGAAGAGGGGCATGTCAAAGCGACGCTGGTCAGGCATGCACCTCCCATCAGCCACCCTGCCCCGCAGGGCGTCCTGGACTTCTTGGTGTCCTTTACCAAGCGCAAGCGCCGCTCCGCGCCGGCAGATCCGGGAGGCGCCCCGAGGGCGGTCCTTTACCTGCACGGATGGGCGGACTACTTCCTCCAGACCGAACTGGCCGAGTACCTCACAGCCTCCGGCTTCCACTTCTATGCGTTGGACCTACGTAAGTTCGGCCGGAGCCTCCTGCCCGGACAGACCCCCGGGTACACCTCCGACCTCGGCGTTTACGACGAGGACATGGCGGCAGCCTTGATGGAGATCGAACGTGACGTGATGGCCCGGACCGGCAACAGCACAGCGCCCACCATCCACATGGTTGCCCATTCCCTGGGCGGCCTCATCGCAGCTCTGTGGGCTGACCGTAATCCAGGCAGAGTGGGCACCTTGGTGCTGAACTCGCCGTGGCTGGAACTGCAGGGAAGCAGCTTGGTCCGAAGTATCGCCATGCATTTGGTGGAACCTTTCGCCCGCACCGACCCGAAACGGCCCTTCAGGTTCCCCGAGATGCCAGCGTATTGGGAGAGCGTCAGCAACGAAGCCCACGGCGAGTGGATCCTGGATCCGGTCTGGCGACCACGGGCTTCCTTCCCTATCCGGGCGGGTTGGACCAAAGCCGTACTCGCGGGGCACGCCGCGGTGGAACGCAAGCTCAACATTGACGCGCCAGTATTGGTTCTTTTGTCCGGAAGGACGCGAATCCAAGCCGAATGGACGGCGGACCTCATGCGGGCCGACGCTGTCATCGACGTCGAGGAAACCTCCCGGCGCGCTTTGGGCCTGGCACGGCGAACGGCTGTGTTCCGGTATCCCGGCGCCCTGCACGATGTGTTCCTGTCGCGGCGGACGGTACGCCAGCAGGCCTACCGCGACGTCGCGGTCTGGCTTGCGGCCTACCCCTACTGA
- a CDS encoding alpha/beta fold hydrolase, which produces MEWTADILGTGFQSCSIDAAGPDGVVRHATLIRYRAASEVNGSARRLGVVLFLHGWSDYFFNTELAEFWSGQGYEFYALDMHNHGRSLQPGHPGGYVANLTDYDAEINQAIEAIRQDRSGSPAESLTLMGHSTGGLVAALWASRHPGMVQYLILDSPWLEMHGSSMVRRAAHAMVAPLARFRPETVLKLPERGFYFRSISSSAEGEWHLDEKYRPPMAFPVRAGWLSAVFAGQSQVARGLHLEIPVLVLMSSASANGMVWQESMRRSDAVLDVGVMALRAMALGRTVTLERIDGGLHDVFLSAPAVRKDAYGRLARWIKGFMQDEAPDEQHKGDT; this is translated from the coding sequence ATGGAGTGGACCGCTGACATCCTGGGGACCGGCTTCCAGTCCTGCAGCATTGACGCCGCAGGGCCGGATGGCGTGGTCCGTCATGCCACGCTGATCCGTTACCGGGCAGCAAGCGAAGTAAACGGTTCGGCGCGACGGCTGGGCGTTGTCCTGTTCCTGCATGGCTGGAGTGACTACTTCTTCAATACCGAGCTCGCGGAGTTTTGGTCGGGCCAGGGATATGAGTTCTATGCGCTGGACATGCACAACCATGGACGAAGCCTCCAGCCCGGACATCCCGGTGGTTATGTTGCCAACCTGACCGACTACGACGCCGAGATCAACCAGGCCATCGAGGCGATTCGCCAGGACCGTTCAGGGTCCCCGGCGGAAAGCCTGACACTCATGGGTCACTCCACCGGTGGGCTCGTGGCCGCCCTCTGGGCGAGCCGACACCCTGGAATGGTCCAGTACCTCATTCTCGACAGTCCCTGGTTGGAGATGCATGGCAGTTCAATGGTCCGCCGGGCAGCGCACGCCATGGTGGCGCCTTTGGCGAGGTTTCGCCCCGAAACCGTCCTGAAATTGCCGGAACGCGGATTCTACTTCCGCAGCATCAGCAGTTCCGCAGAGGGCGAATGGCACCTGGACGAGAAGTACCGGCCTCCAATGGCCTTTCCCGTTCGGGCTGGATGGCTCAGCGCCGTCTTCGCCGGCCAATCCCAGGTGGCTCGCGGGTTACATCTGGAAATTCCCGTCCTGGTCCTGATGTCCTCAGCCAGCGCCAACGGCATGGTGTGGCAGGAATCCATGCGCCGTTCAGACGCCGTGCTCGATGTCGGCGTCATGGCATTGCGGGCCATGGCACTGGGCCGGACCGTCACTTTGGAGCGCATCGATGGCGGCCTCCATGACGTTTTCCTGTCTGCACCGGCCGTACGGAAGGACGCCTACGGCCGCCTGGCCCGATGGATCAAGGGCTTCATGCAGGACGAAGCACCGGATGAACAACACAAGGGGGACACGTGA